Proteins encoded by one window of Lasioglossum baleicum chromosome 4, iyLasBale1, whole genome shotgun sequence:
- the LOC143208268 gene encoding C-type lectin lectoxin-Thr1-like isoform X1, whose product MRKSSLTSLASVALVVLFFGGGQTTDVILEASNIHFPNDQSNKSAACPDTVTINGRNVYHAEHQAFFVNAFSNMVFRGPKGYCVTTLERGDYVIRPGIGAHKLFKHKVTWNTAREICMRDGGQLAVIDSADKEAVFRSWMTNETLNGVWLGIHDLFEQGSWVTLTGEPVAAMTYYPWAKDEPNNWHENQHCGILWATLKTQGISDTSCTIKESFICEISLCEDPGPIFPSTRIDML is encoded by the exons ATGCGTAAATCTTCGCTGACATCTCTGGCTAGCGTCGCGCTCGTCGTTTTGTTCTTCGGAGGTGGCCAGACTACCGACGTGATCCTCGAAGCTTCGAACATCCACTTTCCCAACGATCAGTCCAATAAATCTGCAG CATGTCCGGACACAGTCACGATAAACGGTAGAAACGTTTATCACGCTGAGCACCAGGCGTTTTTTGTTAACGCGTTCTcaaacatggtgttcagagggccAAAGGGCTATTGTGTGACCACTCTGGAGAGGGGCGATTACGTTATCAGACCAGGCATAGGTGCCCACAAGCTTTTCAAGCACAAGGTCACGTGGAACACGGCCCGAGAGATCTGTATGCGAGATGGAG GTCAATTGGCCGTGATCGATTCGGCGGACAAGGAGGCGGTCTTCCGAAGTTGGATGACCAACGAGACACTGAACGGTGTCTGGTTAGGTATCCACGATCTGTTCGAGCAAGGCTCGTGGGTGACTTTAACCGGCGAGCCAGTCGCTGCGATGACTTATTATCCATGGGCTAAGGACGAGCCTAACAATTGGCATGAAAATCAACACTGTGGGATCCTCTGGGCAACACTAAAGACTCAAGGCATAAGCGACACCTCGTGCACCATCAAGGAATCGTTTATCTGCGAAATTAGCTTGTGCGAAGATCCAGGTCCCATTTTTCCCAGTACACGCATCGACATGTTATAA
- the LOC143208268 gene encoding C-type lectin mosGCTL-1-like isoform X2 produces the protein MRKSSLTSLASVALVVLFFGGGQTTDVILEASNIHFPNDQSNKSAASSDTKWLEYNTTRLIGGKICCVPTLTRSDYVIVPDVGAYKIHTRKTTWYNARKICLAEGGQLAVMDSQQKHDLFLQWKRERNNVGLWLGFHDLFEEGTWVTVTGESIDSIGYYPWADNEPNDDGGQDCAVLWMSGMDDYKCSNLAGFICEINSCEALGHQIHDFRYDPIRKTYIFYE, from the exons ATGCGTAAATCTTCGCTGACATCTCTGGCTAGCGTCGCGCTCGTCGTTTTGTTCTTCGGAGGTGGCCAGACTACCGACGTGATCCTCGAAGCTTCGAACATCCACTTTCCCAACGATCAGTCCAATAAATCTGCAG CGAGTTCTGATACGAAGTGGCTTGAATATAATACGACCCGACTTATTGGCGGCAAAATCTGTTGTGTGCCCACTTTGACAAGAAGCGACTATGTTATTGTACCCGACGTGGGAGCCTATAAGATCCACACTCGCAAAACGACGTGGTACAATGCCCGAAAGATTTGCTTGGCCGAAGGAG GTCAGCTGGCTGTGATGGACTCTCAACAAAAACATGATCTCTTCCTACAATGGAAGCGAGAAAGGAACAACGTGGGTCTCTGGTTAGGCTTCCACGATCTGTTCGAGGAAGGCACATGGGTTACCGTGACCGGCGAGTCGATAGATTCAATCGGCTATTATCCATGGGCTGATAACGAGCCCAACGATGACGGCGGTCAAGACTGCGCAGTCCTTTGGATGAGCGGGATGGATGATTATAAATGCAGTAATCTGGCAGGCTTCATCTGCGAGATCAATTCATGTGAAGCACTTGGGCATCAGATACACGATTTCAGATACGATCCCATACGTAAAACTTATATTTTCTACGAATaa
- the LOC143208268 gene encoding C-type lectin mosGCTL-1-like isoform X3, producing the protein MNSSAFLAIASAALFVSVFQGGEAADVVLQNSLRSKRNLKTDASSDTKWLEYNTTRLIGGKICCVPTLTRSDYVIVPDVGAYKIHTRKTTWYNARKICLAEGGQLAVMDSQQKHDLFLQWKRERNNVGLWLGFHDLFEEGTWVTVTGESIDSIGYYPWADNEPNDDGGQDCAVLWMSGMDDYKCSNLAGFICEINSCEALGHQIHDFRYDPIRKTYIFYE; encoded by the exons ATGAATTCATCGGCATTTCTCGCTATCGCGAGTGCCGCACTTTTCGTTTCGGTGTTCCAAGGTGGCGAGGCTGCTGACGTAGTCCTCCAAAACAGTTTACGCTCCAAGAGAAACTTGAAAACCGACG CGAGTTCTGATACGAAGTGGCTTGAATATAATACGACCCGACTTATTGGCGGCAAAATCTGTTGTGTGCCCACTTTGACAAGAAGCGACTATGTTATTGTACCCGACGTGGGAGCCTATAAGATCCACACTCGCAAAACGACGTGGTACAATGCCCGAAAGATTTGCTTGGCCGAAGGAG GTCAGCTGGCTGTGATGGACTCTCAACAAAAACATGATCTCTTCCTACAATGGAAGCGAGAAAGGAACAACGTGGGTCTCTGGTTAGGCTTCCACGATCTGTTCGAGGAAGGCACATGGGTTACCGTGACCGGCGAGTCGATAGATTCAATCGGCTATTATCCATGGGCTGATAACGAGCCCAACGATGACGGCGGTCAAGACTGCGCAGTCCTTTGGATGAGCGGGATGGATGATTATAAATGCAGTAATCTGGCAGGCTTCATCTGCGAGATCAATTCATGTGAAGCACTTGGGCATCAGATACACGATTTCAGATACGATCCCATACGTAAAACTTATATTTTCTACGAATaa